The region CCCTTGGCCCCCCGCGAACGAGGGGTTGGGAGAGCCAGATTGGAAGTCCCTCTCCCTGCTTGGGAGAGGGATTTAGGGTGAGGGCTACACAAGTGGATGCACTCATCAACATTGCTGTTTGTTTGCGCCTCATCTCTGGCCACTGAGCCAAAGAGCATCAGAGACTTCACACCAAAGCTCTTCAGTGTGCTCTGATGAATAGCAATACATAATCTAGTGAGGATGTTGGTAGCGAGGACTTAAGTCCTCACTACGAGCCTTAACAGCTATCAAGTTGTCCTAACCAATCAGTTTTTTAGATAGGAAGCCTAAGGCGAGGGCTAGAGGGTGTCTCTGAATCTAACTCAAGTTAGGAAATCTGACGAATAATAGTGGGTACAAAATGCAACATTCAGATGATCAAGGGACTGCTCTAGCCACTTAACATCTTTTCGGGGGCTAGTTTTGTGATGGTTAAAAAGATAAGCAATCTGACGCTCCAGAAATTCCTTGGCCTGTTTGCACAGCAGTGCGATTTTCAACAGCAGGCCCACTAATGAAGTCGCTCCACTGTTGTTGAACACGTCCGTAAACGTGACGATCGATCCTTGCAGGTTATTTTTATCGAACACTAGAAACTTCAGCACATCCTGACAAACATCTGGCAAAAACCGACTAAAGCTATGGGTATTGTGTTGTGCACAACTGCGATGAATACAATCCCGGAGCTTTTCATGGAATCGTCCGTTGCCG is a window of Cyanobacteriota bacterium DNA encoding:
- a CDS encoding nucleotidyltransferase domain-containing protein; the encoded protein is MLTRLCIAIHQSTLKSFGVKSLMLFGSVARDEAQTNSNVDECIHLCSPHPKSLSQAGRGTSNLALPTPRSRGAKGARRRGWGMRDYLRKWDVPDVNPVSRV